In Coturnix japonica isolate 7356 chromosome 11, Coturnix japonica 2.1, whole genome shotgun sequence, the sequence tctgaTCCACTTCCACTTCCTAACCTGCAGCAACACTGCCTCCCTGGAGTTAAAACCTTCCCCAGTCCAcatcctcatcctctcctcctGGAGGTCAGGATCATCCTTCACCGGCCAGCTTTTCAGCCAGCACCCCAATGTCTTCTACCTGATGGAGCCTGCGTGGCACGTATGGGTTACCATGTACCAGAACAGTGCCAAAGTCTTGCACATGGCAGTGCGGGACCTGGTCAGGTCAGTCTTTCTCTGTGACATGTCTGTTTTTGATGCCTACATGTCTAGCCAGAAGAAAAAGTCTGACTTATTTCAGTGGGAGAAAAGCCGAGCCTTGTGCTCCCCCCCTGCCTGTGACTTCTTCAGTCGCAATGACATAATCACTGCAGGAAACTGCAGAACTCTCTGTGGCAGATACTCATTCAGCAAGGTGGAAGAAGCCTGTAAAACCTACAGCCACGTTGTAATCAAGGAGGTCCGCTTCTTTGACCTGAAAGTCCTCTACCCACTTCTCACTGATCCATCTCTGAACCTCAAAATAATTCACTTGGTCCGTGATCCTCGGGCTGTGTTCAGGTCCCGAGAGAATACAGTGGCAGAGCTGAAACGTGACAGTGACATTGTTGTAGGGTCCCAGAAGACAAAGGGAGAAATGGGACCTTACAACACGATGCAAGAAATCTGCAAAAGCCATGTTGAGATTTACAAGGCAGGCAGCCAGGCTGTTCCCAGCTTTCTGAAGGACCGCTACCTGCTAGTTCGTTATGAAGACATTGTCAGAGATCCACTAGGAAAGGCTGCTCAGATGTATAGGTTTGCAGGACTCCATTTCACACCAGAACTTCAGAAGTGGGTGCACAACATTACCCAcgggaagggaaaaggagaacaaGCATTTGATACTGGATCCAGAGATGCACTGAGCACGTCAGAGGCCTGGAGGAACACGCTTCCCTTTGAGAAGATAGAAAAAGTGCAAAGTGTGTGCAAGGATGCCATGGATTTACTGGGGTACCGGCTcgttcagtctgaagaagagcagaaagacaAGTCACTGGATCTTCTGTTTGGCCAGAATGAATTCTGAAGGCAGAAGAGCTGTTCCCGGTACCTCCTCTCTGAATGCTGAGAACTATTTACTGGTGCTGAAGAGGGCAGAGGTACATGTGTGTGTGAGGTCAGGACGAGTAACACAGGAATGCTGACTGCGCTCACCGTAGTTTTACCAGCAGCAACACAGGGTCACTCTCCAAAGCTACAACACAGGCTGGAGTAATGCCAACCTATCATCAAAATAAAGTTTGGGGTGTATGGGGAAGAGGAAGTATGTGTAGATGGAAGCAAACAGACTGCCAGAGGAGTGACATCACCTATCAAAGCTCAAAAACCCCTCCACAAGCCACAGCTAAATACTGGAGGAGACACGTGGAGcaactgcactgcagcagaagaggaagTATAAATGGAAGccaaacaaagagcacaatctTTGTCATGCTGCCACCTGTGCACATACAGTGCCAGAAGAGACACAACAGTAACCATGCCGTGTTTTCtggaaagacttttttttatttttatttttctccagaatgGCTGTTTTCAAGAAGAGCCTTCCATCTTCccccccaccacacacacactctaCTCCTGTGCCTGAGCCTTCAACGCTGATGGCAATGTTGGCAAAATGTCTGCATTCATTTGCCATATAGTAGGAAAAATAGTTGTAAAGGAAAACTCCTAGGTTTACACATAGGAATCTATTTCTGGGATGAGGTGAACCCAttgatttttcagctgaaataattATATCTTCTAGctttcaaaaccagaaagagTTCTCACAGTTCATGTGAGAATGAGAGGAATTCATGCTAGTGCTAAGACTATGAAGACAGGTTAGGAACA encodes:
- the CHST4 gene encoding carbohydrate sulfotransferase 4 isoform X1, coding for MYEKEVLLESSLVVLQEDMLRSLATMMKPRRMQMLLILAFLSFLLIHFHFLTCSNTASLELKPSPVHILILSSWRSGSSFTGQLFSQHPNVFYLMEPAWHVWVTMYQNSAKVLHMAVRDLVRSVFLCDMSVFDAYMSSQKKKSDLFQWEKSRALCSPPACDFFSRNDIITAGNCRTLCGRYSFSKVEEACKTYSHVVIKEVRFFDLKVLYPLLTDPSLNLKIIHLVRDPRAVFRSRENTVAELKRDSDIVVGSQKTKGEMGPYNTMQEICKSHVEIYKAGSQAVPSFLKDRYLLVRYEDIVRDPLGKAAQMYRFAGLHFTPELQKWVHNITHGKGKGEQAFDTGSRDALSTSEAWRNTLPFEKIEKVQSVCKDAMDLLGYRLVQSEEEQKDKSLDLLFGQNEF
- the CHST4 gene encoding carbohydrate sulfotransferase 4 isoform X2; this translates as MMKPRRMQMLLILAFLSFLLIHFHFLTCSNTASLELKPSPVHILILSSWRSGSSFTGQLFSQHPNVFYLMEPAWHVWVTMYQNSAKVLHMAVRDLVRSVFLCDMSVFDAYMSSQKKKSDLFQWEKSRALCSPPACDFFSRNDIITAGNCRTLCGRYSFSKVEEACKTYSHVVIKEVRFFDLKVLYPLLTDPSLNLKIIHLVRDPRAVFRSRENTVAELKRDSDIVVGSQKTKGEMGPYNTMQEICKSHVEIYKAGSQAVPSFLKDRYLLVRYEDIVRDPLGKAAQMYRFAGLHFTPELQKWVHNITHGKGKGEQAFDTGSRDALSTSEAWRNTLPFEKIEKVQSVCKDAMDLLGYRLVQSEEEQKDKSLDLLFGQNEF